The following proteins come from a genomic window of Kitasatospora sp. NBC_01246:
- a CDS encoding sensor histidine kinase, protein MRRPTLTPWQEDRAIALFGLVGGLVLIASKVYDHSSAVPRWLVLPPLLVTAALELFRRTRPILTVTLGGAVFAASIFSGALIATTIMYTDLLYAAVVYGRPRMSRVLHLSGAASVLVLSSLSFLYSDAPTALAVVVLTSLIFLGPVWTGDLVRRHREEAESQRLRAEQTALLSEMDRREAVVAERARMARELHDVVANHLSAIAIHATGAQSVARRQHRTAEDPLVAALGVIRENSVQGLAEMRRMIGLLRDNGGGEADASYAAPDLGAVDALLAKAGDAGRAVGLEFELAEHGERGEPAVPVGLAAYRIVQESLTNALKHAGPGRVHVLLEYLSQELRITVDSPYRTDVGRELPGARAGMVGMRERAGLLGGSFEAGPVGDRWTVRAVLPREPVAVEGERRA, encoded by the coding sequence GTGCGCAGACCGACACTCACCCCGTGGCAGGAGGACCGGGCGATCGCCCTCTTCGGGCTGGTCGGCGGGCTGGTGCTGATCGCGTCCAAGGTCTACGACCACTCCTCGGCCGTGCCGCGCTGGCTGGTGCTGCCGCCGCTGCTGGTCACGGCCGCGCTGGAGCTGTTCCGGCGCACCCGCCCGATCCTGACGGTGACGCTCGGCGGGGCGGTCTTCGCGGCGAGCATCTTCAGCGGTGCGCTGATCGCGACCACCATCATGTACACCGACCTGCTCTACGCGGCGGTGGTCTACGGGCGCCCGCGGATGTCCCGCGTCCTGCACCTGTCCGGCGCCGCCTCGGTGCTCGTCCTGAGCAGCCTGTCCTTCCTGTACAGCGACGCCCCGACGGCGCTGGCCGTCGTGGTGCTCACCTCGCTGATCTTCCTCGGACCGGTGTGGACCGGGGACCTGGTGCGCAGGCACCGCGAGGAGGCGGAGAGCCAGCGGCTGCGCGCCGAGCAGACCGCGCTGCTCTCCGAGATGGACCGGCGCGAGGCGGTGGTCGCCGAACGGGCGCGGATGGCGAGGGAGTTGCACGACGTGGTGGCCAACCACCTGTCGGCCATCGCGATCCACGCCACCGGCGCCCAGTCGGTGGCCCGGCGCCAGCACCGGACGGCGGAGGATCCGCTGGTGGCGGCGCTGGGGGTGATCCGGGAGAACAGCGTGCAGGGATTGGCCGAAATGCGCCGCATGATCGGGCTGCTGCGCGACAACGGCGGCGGCGAGGCCGACGCGTCGTACGCCGCGCCCGACCTGGGTGCGGTGGACGCGCTGCTGGCCAAGGCCGGGGACGCCGGGCGGGCCGTGGGGCTGGAGTTCGAGCTCGCGGAGCACGGCGAGCGCGGGGAGCCGGCGGTGCCGGTCGGGCTGGCGGCGTACCGGATCGTGCAGGAGTCGCTCACCAACGCGCTCAAGCACGCCGGCCCGGGCCGGGTGCACGTCCTGCTGGAGTACCTTTCGCAGGAGCTGCGGATCACCGTGGACAGCCCGTACCGCACCGACGTGGGCCGGGAGCTGCCCGGCGCCCGGGCGGGGATGGTGGGCATGCGGGAACGGGCCGGGCTGCTCGGTGGCAGCTTCGAGGCCGGTCCGGTCGGGGACCGCTGGACAGTACGGGCGGTGCTGCCGCGGGAGCCGGTGGCGGTGGAAGGGGAGCGGCGGGCATGA
- a CDS encoding response regulator transcription factor, with translation MTIRVLVAEDQAAVRAALVMILRAEPDLEVVGEAADGEEAVRLALELRPDVVLMDVQMPRLDGVSATGRVVAAGAAQVLVLTTFDLDEYVYGALRAGAAGFLLKDLEADTLVEGIRTVARGDGMLAPSVTRRLIGTFARPGRAVGPETRESVSGLTPREREVLACIGAGMSNGEIAERLEMAEATTKTHVSRILAKLRMRSRVQAAILAQDLGLTI, from the coding sequence ATGACGATTCGGGTGCTGGTGGCCGAGGACCAGGCGGCCGTCCGGGCGGCGCTGGTGATGATCCTGCGGGCGGAGCCGGACCTGGAGGTGGTCGGGGAGGCCGCGGACGGCGAGGAGGCGGTGCGGCTGGCCCTGGAACTGCGGCCCGACGTCGTCCTGATGGACGTGCAGATGCCCCGGCTGGACGGCGTCTCGGCGACCGGCCGGGTGGTGGCCGCGGGGGCCGCCCAGGTGCTGGTGCTGACCACCTTCGACCTGGACGAGTACGTCTACGGCGCGCTGCGGGCCGGCGCGGCCGGCTTCCTGCTGAAGGACCTGGAGGCGGACACCCTGGTCGAGGGCATCCGCACGGTGGCGCGCGGGGACGGCATGTTGGCGCCCTCGGTGACCAGGCGGCTGATCGGCACCTTCGCCCGCCCCGGCCGCGCGGTCGGACCCGAGACGCGGGAGTCGGTGTCGGGGCTCACCCCGCGCGAGCGGGAGGTGCTGGCCTGCATCGGCGCGGGGATGTCGAACGGCGAGATCGCCGAGCGGCTGGAGATGGCCGAGGCGACCACCAAGACGCACGTCAGCCGGATCCTCGCCAAGCTGCGGATGCGCAGCCGGGTGCAGGCGGCGATCCTCGCGCAGGACCTCGGTCTGACGATCTGA
- a CDS encoding 3-hydroxyacyl-CoA dehydrogenase family protein produces the protein MSNASSKQIAVIGAGLMGAGIAQVSAQAGHPVVLRDVTEAALQRGVAGIRASYEKFVAKGRLTAEDAEAALGRITTTTDLGAVAEADIVVEAVFEQLDVKEAVFKELDKLAKDGAVLASNTSAIPITRIAAATGRPESVVGVHFFSPVPLMRLVELVRGYKTSDGTLATARAFAEGVGKEVVVVNRDVAGFVTTRLIMALVVEAAKLYESGVASAEDIDTACRLGFGHAMGPLETADLTGVDILLHAARNIYAETKDEKFAAPEIMARMVTAGDLGRKSGQGFYPYPAK, from the coding sequence ATGAGCAACGCGTCCAGCAAGCAGATCGCCGTGATCGGTGCCGGCCTGATGGGTGCCGGTATCGCCCAGGTCTCCGCCCAGGCCGGACACCCGGTGGTGCTGCGGGACGTCACCGAGGCCGCGCTGCAGCGCGGTGTGGCCGGTATCCGGGCCTCGTACGAGAAGTTCGTCGCCAAGGGCCGGCTGACCGCCGAGGACGCCGAGGCGGCGCTCGGCCGGATCACCACCACGACGGACCTGGGCGCGGTGGCCGAGGCCGACATCGTGGTCGAGGCGGTCTTCGAGCAGTTGGACGTCAAGGAAGCCGTCTTCAAGGAGCTCGACAAGCTCGCCAAGGACGGCGCGGTCCTGGCCTCCAACACCTCGGCCATCCCGATCACCCGGATCGCCGCCGCCACCGGGCGCCCCGAGTCGGTCGTCGGCGTGCACTTCTTCTCGCCGGTGCCGCTGATGCGCCTGGTGGAGCTGGTGCGCGGCTACAAGACCAGCGACGGGACGCTCGCCACCGCGCGCGCCTTCGCCGAGGGGGTCGGCAAGGAGGTCGTGGTGGTCAACCGCGACGTGGCCGGCTTCGTCACCACCCGCCTGATCATGGCGCTGGTGGTCGAGGCCGCCAAGCTGTACGAGTCGGGCGTCGCCAGCGCCGAGGACATCGACACCGCCTGCCGGCTCGGTTTCGGACACGCCATGGGCCCGCTGGAGACCGCCGACCTGACCGGCGTCGACATCCTGCTGCACGCCGCCCGGAACATCTACGCCGAGACCAAGGACGAGAAGTTCGCCGCGCCGGAGATCATGGCCCGCATGGTCACCGCCGGTGACCTGGGCCGCAAGAGCGGGCAGGGCTTCTACCCGTACCCGGCCAAGTGA
- a CDS encoding STAS domain-containing protein — protein MRITGDQTALAIEGRLDVRTAADARVRLHQAVDGGRGDLVLDLTRLEFWDATGLGVIMGTHRRAGRIGRRLVLRSVPAQLQRLLVATRLHRILAVEGVVPEPYGATLPALGPVL, from the coding sequence ATGCGCATCACGGGCGACCAGACGGCGCTGGCCATCGAGGGCCGCCTCGACGTGCGCACCGCCGCCGACGCGCGGGTCCGGCTGCACCAGGCCGTCGACGGCGGTCGGGGCGACCTCGTACTGGACCTCACCCGGCTGGAGTTCTGGGACGCCACCGGCCTCGGTGTGATCATGGGGACCCACCGCCGGGCCGGCCGGATCGGCCGCCGGCTGGTGCTGCGCTCCGTCCCGGCGCAGCTCCAGCGCCTGCTGGTGGCCACCCGGCTGCACCGCATCCTCGCCGTCGAGGGTGTCGTCCCCGAGCCCTACGGTGCCACGCTGCCCGCCCTCGGCCCGGTGCTCTAG